The Microbulbifer sp. YPW1 genome contains a region encoding:
- the selD gene encoding selenide, water dikinase SelD has translation MSNHAPASSGPVRLTQYSHGAGCGCKIAPAVLDKILADSGTQLADANLWVGNSSRDDAAVYALDEERGVVSTTDFFMPIVDDPYDFGRIAATNAISDIYAMGADPLMAIAILGWPVNVLAPEVAREVIRGGRAVCEAAGIPLAGGHSIDAPEPIFGLAVTGVVEKRRLKRNDTATAGCKLYLTKPIGIGVLTTAEKQGKLREEDIGVARDLMCTLNRPGSHFARLSGVTAMTDVTGFGLLGHLVELADGSGLCAELDFDAVPRIASVPHYLEQGCIPGGTGRNFESYGHRVRLNEESQHQLLCDPQTSGGLLVAVTPEGEAEFLAAAQALDLHLAPIGELVAREDAGHDFAVTLR, from the coding sequence ATGTCCAATCACGCTCCTGCCTCCTCAGGGCCCGTTCGCCTGACCCAGTACAGCCACGGCGCCGGCTGCGGCTGCAAAATTGCGCCCGCAGTTCTCGACAAGATTCTCGCAGACAGCGGTACCCAGCTCGCCGATGCCAACCTGTGGGTGGGCAATAGCTCCCGCGACGATGCCGCCGTGTACGCGCTGGACGAGGAGCGCGGGGTGGTGTCGACCACCGACTTCTTTATGCCGATCGTGGATGATCCCTACGACTTTGGCCGCATCGCCGCCACCAACGCCATCAGTGATATCTATGCCATGGGGGCCGATCCGCTGATGGCCATCGCCATTCTCGGCTGGCCGGTAAATGTGCTGGCGCCGGAAGTGGCGCGGGAAGTGATTCGCGGCGGCCGTGCCGTGTGTGAAGCCGCAGGCATCCCGCTGGCGGGCGGCCACTCCATCGATGCCCCGGAACCCATCTTCGGCCTGGCCGTCACCGGTGTGGTGGAAAAACGCCGGCTGAAACGCAATGACACCGCCACCGCCGGCTGCAAACTGTATCTGACCAAGCCCATCGGCATCGGCGTGCTCACCACCGCCGAAAAACAGGGCAAGCTGCGCGAGGAAGATATCGGTGTGGCACGTGACCTGATGTGCACCCTCAATCGCCCTGGCAGCCACTTTGCGCGGCTGTCCGGCGTCACGGCGATGACCGACGTCACCGGTTTCGGCCTGCTCGGTCACCTGGTGGAACTGGCGGATGGCAGCGGCCTGTGTGCCGAACTGGACTTCGACGCCGTACCCCGAATTGCCAGCGTGCCCCACTATCTCGAGCAGGGCTGTATTCCCGGCGGTACCGGGCGCAACTTTGAAAGCTACGGACACCGGGTGCGCCTGAATGAGGAAAGCCAGCACCAACTGCTGTGCGACCCGCAGACCAGCGGCGGATTACTGGTGGCCGTTACTCCAGAAGGTGAGGCAGAGTTTCTCGCTGCCGCTCAGGCACTGGATTTGCACCTAGCCCCCATCGGCGAACTGGTGGCTCGGGAAGACGCCGGCCACGATTTCGCGGTGACCCTGCGATGA